A segment of the Georgenia sp. M64 genome:
CCTGCTGGCGGCGCGGGGCTCCCGTGTAGCGGCCGTGGATGCGGTCGAGGAGCATCTGACCGGCGAGGCGGCCACGGTCGGCGAACCGGAGATCGACGCTGCTCAGCTGGGGACGGCAGACCGTGGCGTCCCGGGAGTTGTCCATCCCCACCAGGGCGACGTCCTCGGGCACGCGCAGCCCGGCGTCCTGGCAGGCGTGGAACGCGCCGACGGCCAGCTGGTCGTTGGCGCAGAAGAGGCCGTCGACGTCGTGCTCGGCGAGCAGGCGGGCGGTGGTCTCGTACCCGGCCTCGCGGGTGAAGGCCGCGGCGTGGGTGATGACCGGCTCGCCGGCTCCGCGACCGTCGAGGGCGGCGCGGAACCCGCCGGACCGGCTCCGCGCGGGCAGCGTCCCCTCGGGACCGTTGACCATGGCCAGTCGCTCGCACCCCTGGTCGAGCAGGTGATCCGTGGCGATCCGTGCGCCGTCGGCCGCGTCGGCACCGACGGAGTCGACGGCGAGCCCGTCGGGGACGGAGCCGATGACGACGACCGGGACGGCCGGCTCGCGAAGCGCCTTGACGAGCTTGGGATGGAACCGGGTCGAGGTCATGATGAGCCCGTCGACGTACCGCTGGCGGAGGCTCTCCACGACCCGCAGCTCCTCCTCGAGCCGACCGTCGGTCGACTCGACCAGCAGTCGGAGCCCGTGCTCGCGGGCGAGCGCCTGGAGCGCACGCATCGTCTCGACGTAGGCGGGGTTCCCGATGTCGTCGACGACGAGGCTCAGCTGGCCCGTCGAGCGCCCCCGGAGCGAGCGCGCCGCGGCGCTCGGGAAGTAATCGGTTTCTAGAACTGCTTTCCGGACCCGCTCACGGATGTCCTGGCCGACGCGCGGATCGTCGTTGAGGACGCGGGAGACAGAGGCGACAGAGACGCCCGCACGTGCAGCGACGGCAGAGATCGTCACCGACCGGCCCGCGACCATCACAACCTCCCTGTTGTGAAACTGATTACACGGAACCGTAAGGCCGACCCTGCCTCGCGTCAAGACGAACGGACAATTCGCCGCCCCGCTCCTGGCGATCGTCGCCGACGTGGAACAGCGCTGGCACGGACGCCGATCGCTTCGCGGGCAGGCCGAGAGGCTGCGAGTATCTGGGTGCCGGACGTCAGCGCGCCCCGGTTCGCGGAGGAGGCGCGTCGGCAGTCGGCGGCGGCTGCGCGCAGCAACACCGAACAGGACAACCAGGCTTACGTCGACGCCATCTCATGGGGGGCCGCGGACGGGTGA
Coding sequences within it:
- a CDS encoding LacI family DNA-binding transcriptional regulator; the protein is MTISAVAARAGVSVASVSRVLNDDPRVGQDIRERVRKAVLETDYFPSAAARSLRGRSTGQLSLVVDDIGNPAYVETMRALQALAREHGLRLLVESTDGRLEEELRVVESLRQRYVDGLIMTSTRFHPKLVKALREPAVPVVVIGSVPDGLAVDSVGADAADGARIATDHLLDQGCERLAMVNGPEGTLPARSRSGGFRAALDGRGAGEPVITHAAAFTREAGYETTARLLAEHDVDGLFCANDQLAVGAFHACQDAGLRVPEDVALVGMDNSRDATVCRPQLSSVDLRFADRGRLAGQMLLDRIHGRYTGAPRRQQVYTELVVRGSSTRRRDT